The DNA sequence CGCACATACTAAAATATTGTTTAATAAAAAAGGACTATTTCGGAAAAATAAAAACATGATAGATTTTCATAATTTGCAAAGACATATCAACGAGTTTGGCTATACAACTCTTGATTTAAGTTAAGAACAATTTTATCATTTATCTAACTGATAATTTCCGAGTTTGCTGGATAGTTGATTAGAAAGAAAAATTGGAATATACGGAGGTGGACTATGAGATTAGATGGATTTGGATTATTTGTTGAAGATATGGCGAAAATGATTCGCTTTTATAGAGATGTTCTTGGCTTTGAGATTAAAGAAAGCGAAGACACATCAAATGTTTATCTTGTTAAGGATGGAACATTGTTTTTGCTATATGGAAGAAAAGATTTTGAAAACATGACACACAGAAGGTATGAGTATATAAAAGGTCTAAATGGTCATAGCGAAATTGCACTCTATGTTGATACTTTTGAGGAAGTTGATATGGCATACAACAATGCTATAAAAAATGGTGCAACGTCTGTATTAGAACCAGAGCTTGAACCGTGGGGACAAAGAACTTGTTATATCGCCGATCCAGAAGGTAATTTGATTGAGATTGGTTCTTGGAATAAGGTATACGAGCAAAAAGATTTATAATTTTATCCAAAACTTAATAAAAAATGGTGCCAAGGTTGAAATGACATATGAGTATGAAGTCAGTGGTTATGGACTCAAGACAGAGCAATTGGATATGAAATCGTTAGCCCGGGTAATAAGGTTTAACAAAGAACTTTGGGATGAAGTCGAAAATAATCCGGATTAATTGTATACACGGATAAAGCGGAAGTTTATGGTATGCACATCTGATAGCGGTATGAAATTATATGAGATAGAAGAATATTCGGATCATGAATATATTACCGGATATCATGCATGGAATGTAACTTATTTTATTGACGTCATTTATGGTGCTGATATGCATTATTATATTAGCATGAAAAGGGGCTTTATTATGACACCTGAAACTGAGATAGTAAAAAAGCAAATACTTTCAACAGAAAATGCGGAAATATTGCTTGAGGAAAATGAGGCAAAAAGGTACTGAAACCACGACTTTATGAGAGAGGAGAAGGAAAGATGACGAATCAGGAATTGTTTGAGAGTATTCAGATGGGACATAAAGAAAAGAAGGTTTTGTCCTTATCAAAGAAACTGGTAAAAAAATGTTCGTTTAATAGAGGATCGGATGTTGAAAATCTTTGCCACTTAGCCTATTGGTTATATGTTTATGGGTGTGAGGACGAGGCTCTTAAGTTATGTGAAATTACTCATGAAGTGGAGTTCCCGGGGAAGGGAGTATGGAATGTCTGGGATAGAATACTACTCATGTGGGGACTGGAAGTTCAAATTTACAAGAATAGAAATATGACAGAGAAGGCAGACGAACTCATCAGGCAGATGGATAATCTGTGGCGATTTCCTCCGACTTTACCGCCGGCAGATTCTGAATTGGAAGCGGAGCGAAGAAATCGATTCACAGTAGAGTTTTGTTCTTATAAGGAAAATATTGAAGGAGAAGATTCGGTGACATCTGCGAATGAATGGAGACTGATTGGATTGATGAATTTGGTAGGGTACGGAGCTACCGGTTTATTCCCGAATCTTGTAAAGGAAAAAGAAACGGTTGATTGTTTGATTGAAGAGTATATGTTGAATCTGAAAAAAGTAAAGTAGTGCCAGAGCTGCAAAAATGACAATCTCTTCAAATAATTTGTTGAATGGAGAAGAACATGAAGCGAATCGGATATGCAATAGCAACTGTGATTTTGTTGCTGACCGAGGTGTTGATTGCGTTATATGTACATGATGCATTTGTAAGACCATATATTGGTGATGTGCTGGTTGTGATTGTGATATATACGTTTATAAGAATATTTGTACCGGAGCGATGCAAATTGTTGCCGCTGTATGTATTTATTTTTGCAGCACTGGTAGAATTTTTACAGATGTTCCATATTGTGGAAGTATTAGGCTGGCAGGATAACCGATTCTTAAGTGTTTTGGTCGGTTCTGTATTTGATTGGAAAGATATCCTGTGCTATGTCGCCGGGTGTATATTGCTTGGAGTGTATGAGGTGTTGGTACGAAATACTGCAAGAAGGAGATAAAAATCGAAATTCTTAAAAGCGATCAGATTCCGTTTTACAGTGCCTCTGTCACGGATTTAGCTTCTCAGGCGGTTGCCTTTAGTAGTGGATATATGCTGTTGTGGACGGATTCTTTTGGTGTTCGGTAGTATAGGATGTAACGATACCAAATCACGATTTACTAAATCGGGATTTAAGCAAGAGATGATTTGCAATAATGGAGGTTACTTATGAGTCTATTTGATGTATTGAGTAAGGGTTTTTGTTCAAAAAAAAGGGAATCAAATGAAATATTATCACAAGAAGAGTATAAAGATAAGTTTTTACATGGTGATGAATATATTAAAAGAGAACTTTATGACGAATACATATCTCGAAGGTTGTCAGAAGAATTCGGGTTGAAATATAATGAAAAGATAAAAAAATG is a window from the Lachnospiraceae bacterium GAM79 genome containing:
- a CDS encoding DUF2809 domain-containing protein, yielding MKRIGYAIATVILLLTEVLIALYVHDAFVRPYIGDVLVVIVIYTFIRIFVPERCKLLPLYVFIFAALVEFLQMFHIVEVLGWQDNRFLSVLVGSVFDWKDILCYVAGCILLGVYEVLVRNTARRR
- a CDS encoding VOC family protein, which codes for MRLDGFGLFVEDMAKMIRFYRDVLGFEIKESEDTSNVYLVKDGTLFLLYGRKDFENMTHRRYEYIKGLNGHSEIALYVDTFEEVDMAYNNAIKNGATSVLEPELEPWGQRTCYIADPEGNLIEIGSWNKVYEQKDL